The following proteins are encoded in a genomic region of Spartobacteria bacterium:
- a CDS encoding OmpH family outer membrane protein → MKKIIILSTVIAALSVICSVQAMDQKIVFVDMEKVFNKYFKTELADAQLKEQAEEFNQERKDMVDRFEGMQEDFNTLREEAQNNALSEKAREEKRKSAEGMLMDLREEEAKVRKMEASRRKQLEDQQRRMRKRIVDEISETIETYAREQGYDVVLDSSGQTLNGVAVVLFTSGKYDVTDPIIEILNKGAK, encoded by the coding sequence ATGAAGAAAATTATCATATTGAGCACCGTAATCGCGGCATTGAGTGTGATCTGTTCTGTTCAGGCCATGGATCAAAAAATCGTCTTTGTTGACATGGAAAAGGTTTTTAATAAATACTTTAAGACTGAACTCGCGGATGCGCAGTTAAAAGAGCAGGCGGAAGAATTCAATCAGGAACGCAAAGACATGGTGGACCGTTTTGAAGGGATGCAGGAGGATTTCAATACGTTACGCGAGGAAGCACAGAATAATGCCCTGAGTGAAAAAGCGCGGGAAGAAAAACGAAAATCCGCTGAAGGTATGTTGATGGATTTGCGTGAAGAGGAAGCCAAGGTGCGCAAAATGGAAGCATCCCGCAGAAAACAGCTGGAAGATCAGCAGCGCAGAATGAGAAAGCGCATTGTGGATGAAATCAGTGAAACGATTGAAACCTATGCCCGTGAACAGGGATACGATGTGGTCTTGGATTCTTCCGGTCAGACGCTCAACGGGGTGGCTGTGGTGTTGTTTACCAGTGGTAAATATGATGTGACGGATCCCATTATTGAAATTTTGAATAAAGGCGCAAAATAA
- a CDS encoding FHA domain-containing protein, which yields MATLMGMSGDLKGKTFEINEETITFGRATSNTVVISSGAVSSQHCRIFPEGGRVFIEDLHSTNGTRVNSRFIKEIRELTPNDLVQLGDTELLFKDENSQTEDPVVNINADIEISNAAIVPPEHFSNISPFGTKRQKKGNKFWLLLGLLIALAAGAFIFYLSTLSSMF from the coding sequence ATGGCGACGTTGATGGGCATGTCTGGCGATCTAAAAGGAAAAACCTTTGAAATAAACGAAGAAACGATCACCTTTGGCCGGGCGACCTCCAACACCGTGGTTATCTCTTCGGGCGCGGTATCCAGTCAGCACTGTCGTATTTTCCCGGAGGGCGGGCGGGTTTTCATCGAAGATCTGCATTCCACCAACGGCACCAGAGTCAACTCGCGCTTCATCAAAGAAATAAGGGAATTGACCCCCAATGATCTCGTGCAGCTGGGCGACACGGAACTGCTGTTCAAAGATGAAAACAGTCAGACGGAAGACCCCGTTGTAAATATAAACGCGGATATTGAGATATCCAATGCGGCCATTGTCCCGCCGGAACATTTTTCCAATATCTCTCCTTTCGGGACGAAACGTCAGAAAAAAGGCAATAAATTCTGGCTGTTGCTGGGGCTTCTCATCGCTCTGGCCGCAGGAGCCTTTATTTTTTACCTAAGCACCCTCTCATCCATGTTTTGA
- the lpxD gene encoding UDP-3-O-(3-hydroxymyristoyl)glucosamine N-acyltransferase, which produces MTCSYSAQQLADRFQLEVVGRSDVMVRGVEALGLAGPSQVSFLANKKYKDQVPVSKAGIVIVSCSYDGGRGDATTLLLARNPDKTFGDVAELFAPLPRTYAEGVHPSAVVASSAELGRNVSVGPHCVVEEGAILGDGCVLVAQCYIGHHAKLGCDCRMYPMASVREECVVGDRVIMHNGAVVGSDGFGYAVNEDGSRTKIRQLGIVEVGDDVEIGANTTIDRARFGKTAIGRGVKIDNLVQIGHNAVIEDHVVIVSQVGISGSTVVGAHAVLAGQAGIAGHLHIGKGAIIGGQSAIIQDVPAGKFMFGSPAVERSKAMRNHVLTQRLGEMVKKINALEKALMKIKER; this is translated from the coding sequence ATGACATGCAGCTACTCTGCACAGCAGCTTGCAGATCGTTTCCAGCTGGAGGTCGTGGGACGGTCGGATGTGATGGTGCGCGGAGTGGAGGCACTGGGTCTGGCCGGTCCGTCTCAGGTGTCGTTTCTTGCCAACAAAAAGTATAAAGATCAGGTGCCCGTCTCTAAGGCGGGTATCGTTATTGTTTCTTGTTCCTATGATGGCGGTCGCGGTGATGCAACGACATTGCTGCTGGCTCGGAATCCGGATAAAACTTTTGGCGATGTTGCGGAGCTGTTTGCTCCGCTTCCTCGCACCTACGCGGAGGGCGTGCATCCCTCGGCTGTGGTTGCGTCTTCTGCAGAACTGGGTCGGAATGTATCTGTCGGGCCGCATTGTGTTGTGGAGGAGGGGGCGATACTGGGGGATGGCTGTGTTTTGGTTGCTCAGTGCTATATTGGTCATCATGCAAAATTAGGGTGTGACTGCAGAATGTATCCCATGGCATCGGTTCGTGAGGAATGTGTCGTTGGGGATCGTGTCATTATGCACAATGGAGCCGTGGTGGGTAGCGACGGTTTTGGTTATGCGGTTAATGAAGATGGCAGCAGGACGAAAATTCGCCAGCTGGGTATTGTCGAAGTCGGGGATGATGTGGAAATTGGTGCCAACACGACCATTGACCGTGCACGTTTCGGTAAAACCGCGATCGGACGCGGCGTAAAAATCGACAATCTGGTGCAAATTGGACATAACGCAGTGATTGAAGATCACGTGGTGATTGTTTCTCAGGTGGGTATTTCTGGAAGTACGGTGGTGGGGGCCCATGCCGTATTGGCCGGACAGGCCGGCATTGCTGGTCATTTGCATATTGGCAAAGGGGCGATTATTGGCGGGCAGTCGGCTATTATACAGGATGTGCCTGCGGGCAAGTTCATGTTTGGCAGTCCTGCGGTGGAGCGGAGCAAGGCCATGCGAAATCACGTTTTGACGCAGCGGCTGGGTGAGATGGTAAAAAAAATCAACGCCCTCGAAAAGGCGTTGATGAAAATCAAGGAGCGATAA